The sequence tttccaAATAGATTATTTGTATGCTAAAGAACTGGTGGGATACTAAAAGACGATCGCATCCGTAAATATCTTACTGTTCACACACTACGTTTAGAAATGTTGAGAAGAGATGCAACATTCTCTTAAttaaattactataaatataaCCAACAGATTTCAGAAGTCTAAGCTTTTCAGTACAAGTACACTGACATCCCTACTGTATGTCTTGAGTAAGACAGTCACTATAAACACACCAGGGGGAGGATGTaaatgaagtacagtacagtTGGTAAACAGCTGGAAGATCATAAGATTTACTGTTAAAGTGAATTGTCTATCAATTTGTATGAAAATTAGATATTGCTATGCAGATCAAAATCTGAGATCATTATCAGGGGTTCAAAAGACAGTTAAATCACAAATAGAAGAATTTTAAACATCTATCAAGATTTCACACTAATGGGTTGTAAACATGTCAAATAAGTTTGCAAAGCACCAACAGTGAAATGCAgcttgttaaaaaatgtaattctctgGAAAACTGGACTGCATCAGGTCTCTGGCCACGCAAGGAGAATGAAGAGTGGGCCAGATTAAAGCCATTATCCATTAACTCAAGGATTTTCATTGGTTTCATGAttaataattgtaaatgtaattatacCTTACATGATTGCAGAATGCAGACTTACATTTTGTGTCTGGAATGTCCTCTATGAAAAGACTGTGAAGGGCCACTGATGCTAAGAAGCGGTGAGTTGTCTTGCAAGTATGTTTAAAGGGCACATGAGAGACACTTCTCGAGGTGATAACCACTGCATCATTGAAGAGGAATAGGGTGAGATCACTAACATGGACATAGatcctgaaaaaacaaaaaataattatttgatttggCGCTTGGAGCAATTGTCAGGCTAACTgaggaaatgttttatttcagaaaGCCATCAGACTCTTATACAGGAGGGACTTCACACGATACAGTAAACTTGAGTATGTCATCAATTGGTTAGAATCAGACTATTTCAAATGATCTCTCTTTATTTAGCTTGGTAGAAAAACAAACACCTCTGATATCTTTCAGATTTGGCACAAAATATAGTTTATAATATAAAGTTTATTTGTGGGTAGAGGGGGTGGGGTGTGCAGACATACAGTTTACCCAAATTTTGCTTTtggatatgtttttgtatttcctCACCAACACAGAGGTCTAAGGAAGTTCATAGGTATTTTTGCAACTGCTTGTAAATGATCTTAATCTTGTATGTGATTCTGTTGAAATTACCTGAGGGAAGCGTTGATCTCCACATCAGGACAGCTTAGTTGAGCCACATCTTGCACCTGAATCAGATATCTATTTGCTTCCATCAGGTTCTGTAAATCACATAAATCAGCTtagtcatttaaataaaaaaaataaaaaatgaggctGATTAAGAACATACAATGGTTgggttatttaaatatatcattatttAGTGTTAGATATTCAGACTtgcactgtaaataaaactaaatataccAAATTACTTACAGGACAACCCTGAATAGACCGTTGAGCCTCCAGCATCTTGGGATCACAGTCCATATTCTGCTTTAACTGTAGAAAGAAATTACTTTTACAAGATTAGCACTAATTGGGGTCTGGGAAGCCAGACATATATTTTGATGTGATTCTGATGTAGGTCTTACACATTCTCCAGCTTGGGACAAACTCTTCCCAGTACAGATCAGGTGTGGACAATGGCATTATAGTCCCAATATAttcactataaataaaataatattaaaactgcTTCCATCGTGTCCTAAAGCACCACACTGATACATTGCATTGAACTGATACATTGCCAGTTCACTGTATTCGACATCCCTTGACACAGATTCGTGATTAGTGAGTACCTGTTCCTCAGATGCACTGGGATGGGGATCATCATTCTCACAGGGGACTGAGTAAACAATGGAACATTCTATATCCTGCACTTATTAAGTTTATGAACCAGGAAACAGGAAAAGATGTGTGTTGAACTGATGACAGCACCAGTCCCACCTCTCCCTACACTGAGGTCCGAAGACAAAGTACCTGCCGAATGAAATCCCTGTAGTGTTTCATTTTCTCAACTGCAGTGGTGAGGTTAGCCCGGTCAGTGTGCTCAGGCGCAGTGTGAAGTCGCAAACCATACAGGAGAGAGACATACTCTTCAAACCGTTTTGAAGGGAACAGCAACAGCTCCTGGAggctaaacataaaacacaaactgcATGTAGAGACGTGTATGGCAGTGTTCTCCAAATAGTTGGCCCATTAGAGCTGATGTTCTAATTTCTTAATCAAATTGAGCCAGGTGTAGTCTTTGCTTATCGTTTTACAAAACTGGCATCAAGAAAAGATTACTTTAAGGAAAGGACTCCAAACTGTGCCTTTGTTTGTAGCTGGTTTGTAATTTTATATCTGGTTgtacagaccccaattagcaatGATTTTGGACGCCTTACCAacagattagtgctaattggagtTCCAAGCTTAGTGCTAATTGGAGTCGGTGAAACCAGCCAACAGCTGATTGCAGCTTAGTGTTGATCTTGATCAATATTCTTTATGTTAAAATGATTAGTAGTTTTTAGTATTTAGATAAGTCATGAATGATATCAAATACTGTAGTTGAGTTAGTGTTGCTTTGGGGTTACAGCCAAGATCTATTTGCAACCTGATAGTAACTTCTGTAGCTATTATTTCAATGAAACACTGGTAACAGGATATTGATGTCAGTACTGTTATGATTTTAAAAGCTCTTAACAATGCTGCCCTAAAACTTGCTCTACTGCAGACCTCtgtcagctgttttatttttgttctactTAGAAACTGAACTGGCAGAATACTTGGTCAAGACAAAAaacttgaaacaaaaacaaacactaaccaaatactcagtgaccacagcctggccataGAAACTGGAGGGCACACAAATTTAGAGggaagggtgggggtggggggttccaGTTCTGTACGTATTTTGTCTTTGTTGATGTTCGTCGTGTAAGTGCTTTGGTAAtacttaattttaattttgtcatgccaataaagccttttttgattttgaatttaaTGAGGCAAACACCAGTGGAATAATTTTGAGTTAAACGGCATGTAGATGCTCCACTCTTTATTTAATGAAAGAGACCCCACTGGCACTCGTAAAACCTTATAATGAATGATCTTTTGAAGTTAGTGTTATCTTATTATTTCAAACCCTTTTAACTGATTTTTCAAGCCGGTACAGGCTtgtatgtatgtttttgctgACCACAGTTCATTGCAACTAAGCATCAGGACAATAGAGCGATTTTCATGCTGACCGTGTCTAAGGGGTACAATGAATAAGCCTGTACTTACCACATCATTTTAGTGACGACTGTTCTGTCGTGCCTTTTCAGGAAGGCCCGGAAAGCTGGAATCGTTTCtctgcactgaaaaaaaagtgtaataaatatattttgcagaTGAGGTCCTGTAAGTAAATTGTGCACATTTAACCAAGAAAAACTGCGTGACACAAATGCAGTCCCATATATAATATGTGGTAATTTTGACATTTAAGCAACAACTGACAACCACCACATTTGTATAGGCTGTACATCAGATACTTTCCTGACATACTGGTCCTGGTTGTCAGTTctaagaaataacaaaaacatggtttgtttttatttcatacatTGAGGTCCTACACAACTGTTTTatagttaaaaaacaaagcatgtgTTTTCAGGTATTTATGAGCATTTTAGCCaacttggtttgtttttcttgcaaATGAAAGGTCTGGTCCATGTTGGCTTTTCTGTCAATGGAGTCTTAAATGTGGCTGTTTTTTCTTTCACTGTGGTTTGTCATGGAATAACCAATACATAGGCTtctttggttttattattattattattattattattatgtttattattattattgttttataatctatTCTGGTACAATTATACATTCTATTAAAGTTATGGTATTGTTAAACTATTTTCCTTTGCATGTCTGTTATTTTCTGTAAACCAACACCCTTGCTTGGCATGTGAGTAATATGCAAGATTACAGGTactgccaattaaaaaaatagatactTACAAAAAGTCCCACATTATCAATTCAAATGCTCAATTGCTGGAGATTAACGTTTAGCAATAAGTGTTGTCTCATGCATGCAAAATAACTAAAtccaacaacaaacacaaaacaacatttcttccaaaacaaaacatgaactcCCTCTCTCTTACATTTGTAACATGAATAAAACTGGGAAACAACTTCCCATGTTTACTGCTGCTTGCTGAAAACCAACCTTATCAATAGTTTTTAAGATGACAGAGTAGTTGTTAAAGAAGTTTGTGTAGGTGTTCAACCTGGTACTGAATTTGATGAACACATCCCCAAGACACTGAGAAGGGCCCCACTCTTGCAGCCTTTCTTTCAGCTCCTCCAGAAATTGCCTGGTGAAACATTTCTCTGAGCTTAATACAGGATCTGACTGGTAGTGGATAACTGATACAAATGTAATCAATTACATCTCAAATGCATGAAGTTTTTTCATTCATTCCAAAACGTATCTACTCtatatgtttatataataatattttttagtgATGTCTTGTATGATCAGCACAGTAAAagtttgtatgcattatttaaaaaacaacatcaattaaATTATCAGTAGGAAACGTACTACATGCTGTTCAGAAAGGTTTGGGGTTCAGTGATGGAAAGCCGGTTCTATAGAATTgctacattttaacacacatacTGATGATGCCCGACAATGCAAATTCTCCTAATGCTAATAAAAGGCAAGAAAATATTCACTTCTTTAAGAGCCAAAACTATGTTTGCCaagattgtacagtatatgaCATGATGCTTGACAGACATTGCTACGATCAGGTGGAAAGTGTACATTTATCGTAATCTGCAAtattaatgtgctttttaaactATACTACACAAGTTTGGTGGTAGCACACCAACTTTTTACAGGTACCCTCTCAGCTAAAATTATTTAGGCCCATTTTGCAATTCTGCAGCTGTATAACATGAAGGTATAAACTAGTACATCCTTAAGACAGTTGCTGAAGAGATAATTAATATTGGATCTCATACCAGTCTGGGCTGTGGGTGTTagttgtataaatacatttagcaGCAATCTTTTCTGAAACATATACCTGTTCAACTCGAGGATATCCAAGACATCAGAGAAGATGAGCAGAACATTAGCTGCACTCACAATGGCACGATTTGACGAAAGAGCTGCTTTCAGTGGTGTGACATATACGTCTCTGGTAATCTCCAGCAACTGCACATAATTCTTTTCACTCTGGAGAACCTCTCTGGCAAACATGGTGCGCTTGTCTGCCGAATCCCTCTGAAGCTTCAGATTCTGTAGAATCACAGCAAACAGATTATCTAAACAGTagtataacaataatataaaaaaattctGTAATCCTTAGATGATGTTTGGTTCCACTTCACTACAAGTAAGAAGTAACTGCACTGTTATTACTCAAATGTGTGGCTAAGGAGCAAGTCACATCCAGTTGATTTCTGAATGTTGTCTTCACACATGTTTACAATATTAGCAAATTCCTTGCAAGGTCTTTTTGATCAAGTTTTTGAtcaaatgcaactttttttttttttaactcaccaGATGAGCCAATTcttcattttgaattttttttccgTCAGTTCTTAGCAGTTCATCATCCTGCGGATATAAGAAACATGCCTGCCTTTTCATACCTAAAATAGGAACATCATATTTGGTGCTTTAACAGCTAGTGCTCTATGGTGCTTTATGGCACGGgagaaattattaaaaacaggaTGCCTAGTGTTTCAAGAAAAAATATCTGACAGATAATTGTTTGGATATTCTAACCTTGAAAACACTGGTGTTGGTGATAattacatgaaaaagaaaactaatttcaATCCTAGACTGAATAGGTGTCTCAAGTAGACCCCAATCATCCACTACATTTCCTGTGAAGGTTACAAATGAGACTGTAGACTCTGAGTACTATTCACAGAACACCACGCAGATGGCACTTGGCTCTAACATGTATATTGTTTAGATTAAACTCATTGTGATTTTCTGTGCTCACGTAAACATCAACGAGGCCATCTGTGTTCGTTCTTGGGCAGTTGTTTACCACAGACTTCCCCAGCACCTTCATCATGTTCCAGTAACTGCTCAACCTCTACAGTAACTCCAGGTCATTTTCCAGTTCTACACTCTTTTTGTGTTTATTCACATTAatgcatcctgttttttttttgttcttgttttttttttttttttttttaaatactgctctACCATTGTTTTTTATGGAGGTAAGCCATTCTGTTATTACGGAACAAATAAAGCACTGCTGAGAGATGACACTAATTAAACACACCTCCTCTAGCACCACCTCTTACAGATCGGACGCTTAAGATGGACAAAAAACCTGTTCAGTGGAGTACAGCAATTATTTCAGAgttaggtaaataaataaataacttaaaaaagtTTAATAGTTCAAGTAATTCCTTTGTTGACTCGGTAGTTCCACTGTTACCAAAGAACAAGATAAAGCAATGCCATTACCCTTCAATACCATGGATGTTTGCAAGTCCATGATAAGCTCCTATAGGccatttttaaatagtgtttttcaCACATGCACGTATTATATGAAAAGCTGTTTTACTACCCCAGCACTGATACAGGTACCTGCAAATAACCTATTCTGGAAGTGTTCAGACTGTAAGGTATTTGTTGTTGCAGTTAGCTTTGCATACCTTATTCAGCAGGTGAGTGACACATGCTTACCTTCATATATCCACTGAGAGTCACTGCTGGCTCACATTCAGTCAGAAATGCTTCACCTGAATTATTCCCATCGATGCTTTTACATCTTCCCATCAGGAAGTTAGACAGAAATTCCAAAGAACTCCCCTAAAAAGGAAGCTGGCTGTTAAACTGCTCTTCCAGTCAAATGTAAATGATTAGATCATGCCAGGAATATTCTGATGGTAGCACTTACACCTCCTTCTCTTGTCAGGGCCACCAGGCCTGCAATTAGAGCTTGAGCAGTATCCTGCTTTGTCTGCACCTCTGCCAAGCCCATGGAATCAAACATAAACTGCCCTGTGTGCAAAGAACATAGTTAAAATGTCATTACTGTTACATTACTGGGGTCTCCATACTGTACACATTTGTTCTCCATGCTTTACGCATTGATGTGTATAGCCAGAgcctattgtttggtcaccagaccgggatttacaaaaataaaataacccttttccaaactggattacaattgtccgtctgtgattattcctgcactgcatcacatctgcacctgttcacaaccAGCAGCCACTCTGCTACAGGGGtggatacagtatactgtagcttTAGTGAGAGACAACTGGTTAACATCCAAGGatgaaaaatacaattggacatgaATGCTTTTAAACATCTGTCAGCTATGATTTAACTCAGGAAATTCATCAGAAATGACACATATCATAAATATTGTATTGGTATCTTCAGCTTATTTGCAATCAGTATTTATTTGATGGAAAATAGTAAAATTTCCTACCATATTTTTGCTAATCCTCACTTTAAAAGAACTAGCTCCTTTTGGCCTTAATCACTATCTGGCAGGAAGAGGGTATAAAATGCCTTCTCCTTCCCCAGGCAGTTGGTAAAATGCTGCCAGGGCTAGTCTCCACGTTTGGAAGCCTTGTTATTACATTCCTGTCCTCTTCATCCCATGGATCTCAACTGAGGGCAATTCTGGTGCTCATGTTTCTATATTGCAAACTTTGCTGTGGGTGAATTCTCGATTAATCAACCTCTTCAGAAAATGCCATGATATCGTAATTCTCTTAGTATCTGGGAATCTCTGTACATTGTGTACTGTTCCCATAGGCACGCACAGACAGGTAAGGGGATTTTCGTATTTCTTAGAGGTGCTACTTAGATGAGTATAATAAGACTGATTTGGTCACTATTTCAGTGAAAGCAAGGTTAGAGTGGTGGTTCTGTGATGTGTACTAATGTCCACTGAGTAAGTAGAGGCCACCAAATTAAATTAACCTTTGACGTGATCTGGAATCAAACCCAGGCTTCACGTGAAGAATTATGATTTACCGTGCTGCGTCACCTAGTAACTGGTGTCTTGTAATATTTTATCCTAATTACTGCCTAGGATATCCTAGTTTCAGAAGTTTGGGTTAGTGTTATCCAGCCGCTGTGCAGTCTTACCGATGATTCTTCCACACACTTCCTCCTGCAGTTCCTGGAGATAAGGTTTCATGTGTTTCCTGGCGGTCTTCAAGGCTTCCTCCAGCACATCCGCCAGCCTGCACCAGGATAGCAGCTTCGATTCAATGAAATATTTGACACACGGAAACTTGGCTTCCGGTTTTCCAAGCCACTCGCTACAAACTAAGAGGATGAtgaataatatataaacataccTCACACACTTCATATTGCAGAAATTATTTGAGATCtctgaataaaaacaacacttttctagtttaaatctgtttaaatctAAGAGTTGATGCATAAAGGAATACTTGAATAAGTCAGTGATGGCAACtcaattttaaatggttttatgacATGCTGCATTATATTTGTGCTAAACCGTGCTGGACAACTGTCTGTGCCCCAATTAGGGGCGAGTTAAATATGGGAAAGTGAAATATAATTTCACAGTTTCTTCCTGGACATATATTTAAGGGATAATGGGTTTACTGTGGAGTGTAGTTTACTGAAAGAGTTAGCTTTTTGAGAGCAGGGTTCGAGCCTCCCTGTGAAgcatttcatcagtaagcagtggctTTAGAACAGATGTCCTTAATTAGTATCATCTTTTCCGTTAGTGAGTAATAACGTAATGTCTGACTTCCATAGAAAATAATGGGAAAGCAGTCTTCTGCTGTTGTGtaatttcagttattttacaCTGCTATCAAATAAACATGATGAAAACCCCTGTTAAGTGTAAGAcagattgcaaacaccataaaacagttCAATAAAATTACATATTATCTAACCATTTTAATGAAACATGCACAAGTTTCAATGTATCGTCATTTGCTTTGGGAAGTCTAATTCGTACTCACTGTGCTGGTAGGATCCGGTTGCAATCCCTGTGGGTGTGCTAACATCCAAACCAGTTAAAGCTGAGATCTTGGAAAGTACCTCCATTCCTGCCTCTGAGCAATACAATTACAAGAGCAATTCCAGAATTGAAAACTCGGGATCTACTTTAAATAAGTCAACATTTACTGATGACAACATAATTTGATTACCTGCTTCAAAAGTAAGGTATATACAgatatggtcaaaagttttgcatcaccctatagaaataactcattttgcttcataaagttgaatgaaaccttctgaataatgttacaataGCACACTGAAATGGCATACCAGTTCGTACTTTTACATATACTaaacagaaaaactgacaaaaattgaaaaatgtgaaatttctaAATCTTACATGAAATGCTTAcatgttatggcttctggtagacttttgtgatagaattttgtagtttcttggattacgttatgttaaataaaatatctaaattatgttattgtagtttatttttatcaatccaaaaattctagaAGATGCAAACTGTTAGGCCATagctatactgtatataatacagctaTAGCACTGAGGTGTTAGTGAGTTTTTGCTAAGATTATGCTACTTTAGGCTTCTTCTGATATTACGTAAGACCATCATCAATAAATGTACATCTTCAAAtaagtttaaccctttaaaaaatgttgatctAACTCTGCTCAGAAAATGCTACTCACAGGCATTACTACAGAAGAATAGATTCTGCTTTCCTGTTTTGCTCCAGGCCTGCCACCAGTCTTACCTTAGCTATACTGTTTCAGAAATCATTTTTCTGGATCAAACCATGGTAGAAACCAATAGATCTTGTACTGCTGAGAAATCTTTGCTGTCTGCTGCGGCTGCAGGAAACGAACTGATACATGTAGAACCTCATTTATGTTATGTTAAGCTTTactttgtgtgtatatatgttgcACTTTGTTTTCTCGCTGTTATTGTATCATAGTTCAAGATGAATTTGACGATACCTGATGCAGCGAGTGGAATAAAGATATCCAAACAGCCTCCTTCAGAATGGGACACCATACAGCCAGCAAGTTTCTCCCAGAATTCTCGGATTTCAGGACTCAAAACGCTCTTTGTGTTGACCTTGCAGTCTAagggaaagcaaaaaaaaaaaataacatcaggGATGCTTCGTTAGTCAAAAGAGTATTTGAAGGCAGAGACCACTGAATATCATGTTTGAGGTCACTAAAAACTGAGAAGGTATGCTGGTGTTCGATGCTTCAGCTatgttctttgtattttataGTATGTCACTTTAGGTTTGTAAAATTTTGACCTTGTGTGGGTTTATAGCGGTTTGGAATATGTTGTTTTCTGTATTGGCTAACGCAAGGCAGTATTAAAACTGATTCCGGTGAGACTCCTCCAGGCTGACTGGGGGAAGCATGTAAAGTGCAGTGTAATATGATGCtttgctgttacagattctgtcccctgtcagtgagatgaatgaggttaaaagctctataataACAAAGGCATTTTGCATAATAGTTCAGATGCTTGCTAACGGTGTGGCTGCTTAAGCTCAACCTCCTCCCGTTACATATATCAAGCTACTGAGCTGTGCACTGAATCCCATAGACAAAGTGAATTAAAGCCTGATCAACACTAACATGCTTGCCCCAATCAgtcttgaggagtcttttcagaagcttaTTTGCTGGAATTTTTATGGCAAATAATAATCTAAGACCCACCCACCTTTAGAGAGATAGATCTCTCCAGAGTGTCCTTCAGTGAATATTCCAATGCTCTGAGCTTTCTCTCCTTGCAGGGCTTGTTCAGTGCAAAACAGC is a genomic window of Polyodon spathula isolate WHYD16114869_AA chromosome 6, ASM1765450v1, whole genome shotgun sequence containing:
- the LOC121317021 gene encoding epithelial cell-transforming sequence 2 oncogene-like; the encoded protein is MKPLEAESMSNSMTKTKMRSSPHSIKQWQLESIGVQPGVTEMALNEAFSGNQANITMDTRFSTWTPITNKSCNHQLFQERMNLICHWFDLWTDRQRKQFLHNVLMRCSRSQLKFTRDWFTEVIPVTKLDFTTVLPRFISLHIFSFLNPKELCIAAQVSWHWKFVAEQDCLWIPKCVKLGWFVPYTPADNEYGAWKRHYIACAADLDYLTPREAAEVYGTLNEPKGITEEMEERQTERAIRMRIRERVAEHKKALLKSRPAWLSNSWNPGTVKTRLQTNKPQASLGQPALTAALLFIRENTLSHGTLSKHLAEENKPCSSYDPVVEKKLMITSLKSLPKRKNACCGSSYPVLPHRQRNHVQRVYSNPSTQSAPCLILISSRVPAYEMLLDSLKVGVVPVVYDYTGITLESLLFCTEQALQGEKAQSIGIFTEGHSGEIYLSKDCKVNTKSVLSPEIREFWEKLAGCMVSHSEGGCLDIFIPLAASEAGMEVLSKISALTGLDVSTPTGIATGSYQHICSEWLGKPEAKFPCVKYFIESKLLSWCRLADVLEEALKTARKHMKPYLQELQEEVCGRIIGQFMFDSMGLAEVQTKQDTAQALIAGLVALTREGGGSSLEFLSNFLMGRCKSIDGNNSGEAFLTECEPAVTLSGYMKDDELLRTDGKKIQNEELAHLNLKLQRDSADKRTMFAREVLQSEKNYVQLLEITRDVYVTPLKAALSSNRAIVSAANVLLIFSDVLDILELNRQFLEELKERLQEWGPSQCLGDVFIKFSTRLNTYTNFFNNYSVILKTIDKCRETIPAFRAFLKRHDRTVVTKMMCLQELLLFPSKRFEEYVSLLYGLRLHTAPEHTDRANLTTAVEKMKHYRDFIRQLKQNMDCDPKMLEAQRSIQGCPNLMEANRYLIQVQDVAQLSCPDVEINASLRIYVHVSDLTLFLFNDAVVITSRSVSHVPFKHTCKTTHRFLASVALHSLFIEDIPDTKYIKNAFVLQGPKRQWICVTEREEHKCIFLSVLQSAINAAIGVK